The Gemmatimonadaceae bacterium genome contains the following window.
CTACGGAACATGCGCATTTCTAAAGCTCCTAAGGTTTGGGGATTCAGCGAGTTCCGGAAGCATGCCTAGCAGTATCCGGGCCAAGCCAGCAAATGGCCTAGAGATAGCTAAGCCTTTCTAAAATAATCGCTTCCTCTTTCTGGAATATCATAGATCACCCCCGGATGTTGCGTATACGCAACACGAATGTCGCAATGATCACGCGACGGAGGTCCCATTTGGATCCTCAAATCTTCACAGGAGGACCAAGGTCGTCGGAGGTGGGATCGAAAAGTCGTTGCCTTAGGTGCAGGCCTTGCTCTGCCACCTCGACACCGCAGCACTGGGTTACGGCTGGACGGATCTTCGAGTCATATCTCGACTGCAATTCAGGCTGTCGAGTGGGCACTATGCGTGAGCGCACTCGGAGCGCCTCCGACGCCGTCGAGGCAGTCGTCAGGAACTCGAAATTGCGCTTCAGCCGACCTCCCGTCGCCTTCTGACTGAACATGTTGAGAACGGGGCCTCGCACCACCGAAAACGAGACCACAGCGAATGACAAGTAGGCTGCCCAAAGTGCTTAGCGTGACCAGAACCCCCGCGATCATTGCGTTAGGTCTCTGTTTTCTCATCGCGCTAACTCTGGTCTTGGTCGGGGGAGCTTTCGAGGGCGAGTTCGGCAAGCACGGAGATGAATCCGCGCATGTCCTCTCCGGCATGCTTGTGCTCGACTTTGTGAAGACGGGAAACTTCTCAAGCCCGATCGAGTTCGCGCGCGCTTACTACGAGCATTATCCAGGGTTTGCGATAGGAGTCTGGCCTCCTCTCTTCTACGTGCTAGAAGCCGGGTGGGGTAGCCTTTTTGGTTTTTCAAAGGCCTCACTCCTGGTTCTTCAGTGTCTCAGCGCCGGGCTGAACGGTGCAATTATCGTTGTGTACCTTCGCGGTCTCGTTTCGCCCCTCCGGAGCATTGGCTTCGCCTGCGTTTTTTCGCTACTACCGGTAGTGAGCTATGAGCTGAGTTGGATCGCGGTCGATATCTGGATATGCCTTTGCACCCTTGTATCGATCCATTTGTTCGCTCGCTATGTCGAGAGCCCAAGTCTACGACGATCCATCCTTTTTGGGGTTGCCGCCGGACTCTCGCTCCTTGTTAAGGGTAGCGCCGGATTCCTTGCGTTTCTGCCTGCATATACAATTGTCGCGACCAAGCGTTGGAACTTGCTGCGACGGCTTGATCTGTGGGTCTCGGCCGTTGTCGTTATCGCCACTGCCGGTCCGTGGTATTTCCTGACGACTGGGATCGCGAGCGATACGTTCGCCAAACATCTCGGGATTGCGTTCTGGCGTGAGGCGATCCCTTCTTACGTTTCAGGGACGTGGACAAACGTCGGCATACTTATCGCCGGCCCGCTTCTCGTTGTCGCCCGTGCTGGCGATCAGTCCATCCGCTCGAAAGTCGCTGCCGCCGCAACCTTCTCCGCGTTCACCTTTCTTCTTCTAGTTCCGGCCGACGTAGATCCTCGATACCTGATGCCAGCCTTCGCGTCGTCGATTCTCTCATTTGCACTTGCTCTTCCTAGAGGCGATGACGCAGTTGCACGAAGAGTGGCAATGGCTGGTTACATCGGAGCCCTCGTCTGGGCTTTCACTAGAATTCCGCGAGATATTGCGGAACTCGCCCCAATCGCCCGGGGCTATCGAGCTGTCAGTTCCGCCATCGTCGCCTTGGATGCACGATCAAGGACCAGAGTACTGATCTCATCCGACGAAGGAACAGAGGGCGGGCTTCTCGTTCACGTTGCGCAACTCGAT
Protein-coding sequences here:
- a CDS encoding glycosyltransferase family 39 protein; its protein translation is MTRTPAIIALGLCFLIALTLVLVGGAFEGEFGKHGDESAHVLSGMLVLDFVKTGNFSSPIEFARAYYEHYPGFAIGVWPPLFYVLEAGWGSLFGFSKASLLVLQCLSAGLNGAIIVVYLRGLVSPLRSIGFACVFSLLPVVSYELSWIAVDIWICLCTLVSIHLFARYVESPSLRRSILFGVAAGLSLLVKGSAGFLAFLPAYTIVATKRWNLLRRLDLWVSAVVVIATAGPWYFLTTGIASDTFAKHLGIAFWREAIPSYVSGTWTNVGILIAGPLLVVARAGDQSIRSKVAAAATFSAFTFLLLVPADVDPRYLMPAFASSILSFALALPRGDDAVARRVAMAGYIGALVWAFTRIPRDIAELAPIARGYRAVSSAIVALDARSRTRVLISSDEGTEGGLLVHVAQLDSSRPSLELVRATKVLASMTWQGKNYRLRSQSPILKQLDSLGITSIAIANQEQTTVQHQKLLWEATSDTRHWRCVTARSAKYLLFVRANEAELDHAVRVARSFTLKQNTRF